The following nucleotide sequence is from Microbacterium arborescens.
GCGATTCCCGTCGACGGCGTGCTCGACCTCGCTCGCCCGGTCGAGCTGCTCGTCGACACGGCGTCACAGCTGCTCGTCGCCGCGCTCCAGATCGCCGGCCCTCTGCTGCTCGTGCTCTTCCTCGCCGACATCGCGCTCGGGCTCGTCAGCCGCGTCGCCCCGGCGCTCAACGCGTTCGCTCTCGGCTTCCCGCTGAAGATCATCCTGACGTTCCTCCTCGCCGGCAGCGTCATCCTCGCCCTGCCGGCTGTCGTCGGGGCGCTCACCGACCAGGCAACCGGGCTGCTGATCGGCGGCACCCGATGAACGGCGGCGTCTCATGAGCAGCGACAGCGGCGAACGCACCGAGCACGCCAGCCGGCGTCAGCTGCGCGATGCCTATCGCAAGGGCAAGCTCTCGCGCAGCCAGGACCTGTCCGCCTGGCTCGCCATCGGCACCGTCGCGCTTGTCCTCCCCGCCATGATCGGGGCGGGCGCGGATGCCGGTGCCGCGCAGTTCGTCGAGATCGCCGCGGTCATCCGCAACCCCGACCCCGAGCACGCCGTCGCCGTCCTGTCGTCGGCCCTCGGCAGCATCCCGGCCGTCCTCGGCACGGCGCTGCTGGCCGTCGCGCTCGTCGCGATCCTCGGGTCGGTCGCGCAGGGCGGCATCCACTTGCGCGGCGTGCCGACGCGGTTCGAGCAGTTCAACGTGCTGAACGGCGTCAAACGGCTCTTCGGCGTGCAGGCGCTGTGGGAGGGTGCGAAGGCACTGCTGAAGACCACCGCGATCGGTCTCGCGCTGTGGTTCGTCGTCGCCGGGCTCATGCCCGTGCTGACGATGAGTGGCGCGCACCCGATCACGCGGTTGCTCGAGATCGCCTCGAACGTCGTGACCGCACTGCTCATCACCGCGGTCGCGGTCGGCGTGCTGCTGGCCGCGATCGACGTCCTCGTGGTCATGCGTCGCAACCGCAAGCACACGCGCGTCACCAAGAAGGAAGCGCGCGACGAGCACAAGAACTCCGAGGGCGACCCGCTCATCCGCGGCCAGCGCCGCGCCCGCCAGATGGCGATGAGCCGCAACCGCATGATCGCCGCCGTCGGCGACGCGGATGTCGTGCTCGTGAACCCCACGCACATCGCGGTCGCCCTTCGCTACGAGCCGGGCAAATCGGCACCGCGGGTCGTGGCGAAGGGCCAGGGCCTCATCGCCGAACGCATCCGCGAGCGAGCCCATGAGGCCGGCGTCCCCCTCGTCCGCGACATCCCGCTCGCCCGCGCCCTGCACGGCGCGTGCGAGCTCGGACAGGAGATCCCGGGTGATCTCTACACCGCCGTCGCCCGCGTGCTCGTCTTCGTCGACGGGCTCAAGCGCCGCGGCGCTGCGCGCGGCGTTCACACCGTTCCCGAGAGGAAGGCACCCCGATGAACATCCTGAGAAGGTCGCTGGTGCCGATGGGGGTCGTCGGCATCATCATGCTGCTGATCGTGCCGGTGCCTCCGCCGATCCTCGACGTCCTCATCATCACGAACATCCTGTTCGCGCTGCTCATCCTGCTAACCGCCATGTTCGTGAAGCGGCCGCTCGATTTCGCGGTCTTCCCCTCTTTGCTGCTGGTGGCGACGCTGTTCCGGCTCGGGCTGAACGTCGCGTCGACGAAGCTCGTGCTGGGAGAGGCGCACGCGGGGCAGGTCATCGACGCGTTCGCCGCGATCGCCGTGGGCGGATCGCTCGTCATCGGCATCGTGGTGTTCCTGATCCTCATCGTCATCCAGTTCGTCGTCGTGACGAAGGGCGCCGAGCGCGTCGCCGAGGTCGGCGCCCGGTTCACCCTCGACGCCATGCCGGGCAAGCAGATGGCGATCGACGCCGACCTCAACGCCGGCCTCATCAGCGACACCGAAGCTCGGCGCAGGCGCGCAGAGATCGCCGCCGAGGCCGACTTCTACGGCGCGATGGACGGTGCCTCGAAGTTCGTCAAGGGCGACGCGATCGCCGGTCTCGTCATCATCATCATCAATCTCGTCGGCGGCGTCGCGATCGGCATGCTCTCGAAGGGCATGGAGCCGGGCGAAGCCCTCAACACATACGCTCTGCTCACGATCGGCGATGGCCTCGTCACGCAGATCCCCGCACTGCTCATGGCGGTCGCGACGGGCATGATCGTCACGCGCTCGGGGGCGGAGTCCGACATGGGCTCGGCCGCGGCGGCGCAGCTGACGCAGTCGCGCAACGCGCTGTCGATCGCCGGCGGCGCGGCGATCGTGATGTCGTTCATCCCCGGAATGCCGATGCTGCCGTTCCTCGTCATCGGCGCCACCCTGCTGCTCATCGCGCAGCGGGTCGGGCGTCGCGAGCAGACTCAGGCGGCCGAGGACGCCCCCGCCGTCGACCCGCGCGGCGCCGTCGACACCCCCGAGGAACTGGCCGAGCGGATGCGGGTGCACGCGCTCGAGATCCTGCTGGCGCCCGACATCGTCGATCTCGTCACCGGGGGCCCCGACGACCTGCTCGGGCGCGTGCGCTCGCTGCGACGCAAGACCGCGCTCGAGCTCGGGCTCATCGTTCCGCCCGTGCGCACCCGCGACAGCATCGAACTGCCGCCGTCGACCTACGTCATCCGGGTCGCCGGGATCGAGGCGGGTCGCGGCGTCGCGCCTCGGGCCTCGCTCCTCGCCCTCGGCTCGGGGCTCGAGACCCTGCCCGGCCGGTCGTCGCCCGACCCGGTCTTCGGGATCGACGGCAAGTGGGTGCCCCTCGAGATGCGGCACAGCGCCGAGCTCGCGGGCGCGACGGTCGTCGACCGCGCGAGCGTCATCATCACGCACCTCTCGTCCGTCATCCAGGCCCACGCCGCCCGACTGCTCAGCCGCGAAGACGTCCGTCAGCTCACCGAGACGCTGCGTCAGTCCAGCCCCGCGGCCGTCGAAGAGCTCACGCCGGCGCTGCTGTCGCTCGCCGAGGTGCAGCGCGTGCTGCAGGGCCTTCTCGCCGAGCGCATCCCGATCAACGACCTGACCCGGATCTACGAGGCACTCGCGCTGCGCGCCAAGACGACGACGGACCCCGACGCCCTGATCGAGACCGCGCGCCTCGCCCTCGGTCCCGCCGTTGCGACGCGGTTCGCCGAGCAGGGGCGGCTGCGCATCGTCATGATCGACCCGCTGCTCGAGCAGTCGATGCTCGAGGCCATGCGGCCGAGCGAGGACGGCCCGCACATCGCGCTCGACCCGCATCGGCTCGAGGCGGTCGTGGCCTCGACACGCGCCGCTCTGGAGGCGGCCGGCCCGGGGCCGGAGCCTGTGCTCGTGTGCGCCCCGTCGCTGCGTTCCGCCGTCCGGCGCCTCATCTCGTCGCAGACGGACGGTCTGCCTGTGCTGTCGTACACCGAGGCGACGGCGGGTGGCCTGGCGATCGACACCGTGGGCGTGGTCCGAGACACCGTCGGCGACGCGCAGGCCATCACGACCGCATGAGACTCGCGTCGGCCGCGGAGCGCGCGCAGCGCGTACGGAAAGTAGGGTGATCGAGTGCTGGTGTTGACGAGACGAGTCGGTGAGAAGGTGCTCATCGGCGACGACATCGAGCTCACGGTGCTCGAGGTCAAGGGCGACAGCATCCGGCTCGGCATCGAAGCCCCGCGGTCGACCCGTATCCAGCGCGCCGAGATCGTCGCTGCCGTCGAGACCGAGAACGTCTCGGCCGCCCGCTCGTCCGCGGACGAGCAGCAGGCCCTCCTGAACGCACTCGTCCGCCGCCAGGGCGCGGCCCCGACGGCGGACTGAGAGAGCTTCGGGCGGCGGGTCAGCCCGCGAGCGCCCCGGAGATCTCGTCGATGTTCTGCTGCATCCAGCCCACGTAGTCGACGCCGTCGGGCATGAGCTCGGTGAACTCCAGCACGGGGATGTTCAGCTCGCCGGCGAGCTTGGTGATCTCCGTCGTCTCGGCGCCGCCCGTCTGGGCGTTCACGATCACGATCCGCACGTCGCCAGAGCGCAGGATCTGCTGCGCCTCGAGGAGCGTCGCGGGAGGCACGTCCTGCCCCTCCTCGACGGCCTCGCTGAACGCGGCCGGAGTCGCGTTGTCGAGGCCCGCCGCGGCGGCCAGGTACAGCGGCACCGGCTCCGTCACGAAGATCTTCTCGCCCTGATGAGCCGCCGAGATGGTGTCGAGCGACGTCTCGAGACCGTCGATCCGCTCGATGAGCGCCTGGGCGTTCGCCTCGAAGGTGTCGGCGTTCGCCGCGTCGAGCTCGCCGAGCTCGTGCGCGATGTCTTCGACGAGGTGGGCGATCGTGTGCGGGTCGTACCAGACATGCTCGTTGAAGCCCTCGATGTGGTCGTGACCTTCGTGGTCGTGACCGTGGTCGTGGTCGTCGGACGCGTGGTCGTCGGCCGAGTGCTCGTCGGACGCGTGCTCGTCGGCGTGGTCCCCGTGCCCCTCGGCCCCGGGGAAGTCGTGCGAGAACTCGACCGCCGTGAGCACCGGAGCGGTGCTGCCGCTCGACTCGACGAGCCCGTCGAGGAACGAGTCGTAGCCCCCGCCGTTCTCGATGACGAGGTCGGCCTGCGACACCGTCAGCTGGTCGCGCGCCGACGCTTCGTACGAGTGCGGGTCCTGCGCGAGCGAGGTCACGATCGAGGTCACCTCGACGGCGTCGCCGCCCACCTCGGCAGCCAGCGAGCCGTACACGTTCGTCGAGGCGACGACGCTGATCTTTCCGTCGTCCGAGCCGCTCGCGGCCGGCGAGGAGGTACCGGCGCAGCCGGCGAGTGCGAGGGATGCCGCGGCCACGAGCACGGCTGCGGGGAGGAGTCGACGGGTCATACCCTCGATTGTACGTTACTGATAATCGTTCTCTTGACCGCAGGAGCCCGACATCAGCGGATTCCCACGTAGAAGCGCGACTCGTCGCTCCGGTGGAGCGCCAGATATCGCTCGAAGGGCCGCCCGTCGGCATCCCACGCGATCGACTCGATCGAGAGCACGGGCTGGCCCGGCGCCAGCTCGAGGAGCTCGGCGTCGGGCGGCTCGGGGACGACAGCACTGAGCCAGCGGTCGGCTCCGCTGGGCTGCACCCCGAAGTTGCGCCGGAGGTGCTCGTACAGCGAACGGTTCTCGAGGTTGGCACGGGCAAGGGTGGGAAAGCGGTCGTGCGGCAGCACCGTGTCGACCAGCAGCCAGGGCGTCTCGTCGACACGCCGCAGACGACGCAGCCGCACCACGGAAGCACCCACGGGGATGCGCAGCGCCTCGGCGTCGGCGGCATCCGCGGTCCCGACCGCGAAGTCGAGCACGCGGGTCGTGACCACCCGCCCCGTTCCGGCGAGATCGTCCGACGAGCCCGCCATCGAACCGACGAAGCGGAGGTCGGGTCGCGCCGGCGAGACGAATGAGCCACGGGCCCGCACCTTGTAGATCAGCCCGGCGCGCACCATGTCGGCCAGCGCCTCTCGGACGACGGTGCGCGAGACCCCGAAACGATCGATGAGCTCCGACTCGGAGGGCAGCGCCTGGTCGGGCCGCAGGCGCCCCGACTCGATCTCGCCACGCAAGGCGAGCGACAGCTGCTGCCACAGCGGGAGATCGGACGAGCGGTCGAGCGTCGTCGCTGCGGTCATGGGAGCCTCCTCGATCGGGCCGTCACGGCGAGCGTATCCGGCGCCGTGTTGACACCCGGCGGCCCGCTCCCTATCTTAGTCATCACCAACTTGTCATGACAGGTTGGTTGTTACGAGTTAGGCAGCCCGCACGCCCTCGTGACATCGGCACCTCGCAACGATGCGACACCAGGAGGCACAACGATGACGTTCCCGACCACCCGCCGCATGCTCGCCGCAGCGGCCGCGACAGCGATCTCCGCTCTCGTCCTCGCGGGCTGCGCCGGCAGCCCGACCGACACCACCGCCGGCGGTGAACCCCAGGGCCTGAAGGTGGCCCTGTCGAACGGGTTCGTCAACGGCTGGCGCCTGACCCTCATCGACAAGTTCGAGACGGAGGCCGCGAAGCTCAAGGAGAGCGGCGTCGTCTCCGACTACAGCGTCGTCAATGCCCCGGGCGAGAACAGCGCGACCGAGCAGGCGTCCCAGATTCGCAGCCTCATGCTTCAGAACCCCGACGTGCTCATGGTCATCCCGGCATCCTCGACCGCCCTCGTCCCCGTCATCGAGGAGGCGTGCGCCGCCGGCATCACCGTCGTGATCGTCGACGCCGACATGGACACCAGCTGCGGCGTCGTCGTGCGCAACGACTACGGGCAGTGGGGCGCCGACTCGCTCCAGCCCGCCCTCGACGCCATCGACGGCAAGGGCGACATCATCCTCAACCGGGGCGTCATCGGCTCGCAGCCCGACGAGGCGTTCTACGCCCGCCAGCAGGAGATCCTCGCCGGCTACCCCGACGTGAAGGTCGCCGCCGAAGTGAACGGCTTCTGCGACGCCGCGACGGCGCAGAAGGAGATCGTCGCGATCCTCGGCTCGATGCCGACGATCGCCGCGGTTCCCGGATGCATCGGCGGCATGGGCGTCGTCCAGGCCTTCCAGTCGGCCGGGCGCGACATCCCGGTCGTCGTCTTCGACACCGACGGCAAGTCGCTGTCGTTCTGGAAGGAAAGCGGCATCGACAACGGGTCGTTCGCGGCGCTGACCGATCCCGGACAGATCGTCGCCGCCCTCTACGCCGCCATCGCCAAGCTGCGCGGCGACGAGGTGCCCGACGACGTGGTCCTCCCGCTCGTGCAGGTCACGCAGGAGAACCTCGACTACTGGGTCGAGACCCTCGGCACCGACGAGTACGCCGCCAACGCCTGGGACGAGGCGACCACCGACGCCGCCATCGCGGCTCTGCTGGCCGGCGACGACGTCGCCACGCCCGCACTGCCCTGACACCCGGTGATGCCGTGGCCGACCAGCTCGAACCAGGAGACCCGATGACAACCCTGTCGCACACCCCCGCGACCGCACCCTCGGACGTGGCGCTCGTCACGGCCGAGGCCGTCGCCAAACGGTATGGAAACACGACGGCCCTGGCCGGGATCGACATCTCGGTGTCGGCCGGCGAGATCCTCGGCCTGGTCGGCCACAACGGCGCCGGCAAGAGCACCCTCATGCGGGTGCTCGCCGGGCGCGAGCAGCCCGAGGCCGGCAGCATCCGCTGGCAGACCGGCGCCGCGACCGCGAAGCCCGGCACCGAGCAGCCCGGTGTGCGGATGATCTACCAGGAGCTCGCCCTCTGCCCCGACCTCACGGTCGCCGAGAACATCGCGCTCTCGGATGCCGGCACCCGAGGTGCGGGCTGGAACCGCCGCGCCGAGCGGCGGGTGTCGCGCAAGCTCGACGAGGTCTTCCCCGGACACGGCGTCTCGGCGCTGCGCCGGGCCGGCGACCTCACGATGGCGCAGCGGCAGATGGTCGAGATCGCGCGCGCACTGTGCACGCCGTCGCTGTCGCTGCTCATCCTCGACGAGCCGACCGAATCGCTCAGCATCAACGCGACCCGCCAGCTCTACGACGCCCTCCGCGGCCTCGCGGCCGAGGGCGTCGGCATGGTCCTCATCTCCCACCGGATGCAGGAGGTGCTGGCCCATGCCGACCGGATCGCCGTCATGAAAGACGGACGCGTGGTCGACGTGGTCTCGGCGCGAGAGACCGACGAGGACGCACTGCTGGCGGCCATGGGCGGCGAGGTGCACGCCGACACCGCCACGGTGCGCCGGGTGAGCGCGGCGAGCGCTCGGCCCGAGATCGACGCGACGGGCACCGTCGCCCGGATCGACGGAGGCGAGGTGCCGTTCTCGGTCTCACCGGGCGAGATCGTGGGCCTCGCCGGCCTCGCCGGCCACGGTCAGGACGAGCTGCTGCACCGGCTCTGGGCCAACGCGCGCGGCGTCCGTGTCGTACGCGGGCGCGCCTACGTTCCCGGCGACCGCCAGACCAGCGGGATCTTCTCGCTCTGGAACGTCGCCGACAACCTCACCGTCTCGGCCACGCGTCATCTCGCGAGGGCCGGTATCGTCCCGCCCGCCCGGCGCCGGCGGCTCGCGGAGGAATGGGTGCAACGCCTGAACGTGAAAGGCGGCGCACGCGCACCGATCACGTCACTGTCGGGCGGGAACCAGCAGAAGGTCATCGTGGCGCGGGCGTTCGCGACCGATGCTCCCCTGGTGCTGCTCGACGACCCCTTCCGCGGCGTCGACGTCACCACGAAGAACGAGCTCTACGCCCTCATGCGCGTCGAGGCCGCACGCGGCCGCTCGATCGTCTGGTACTCCACCGAGAACGGCGAGATGGCGCATTGCGACCGTGTCTACGTCTTCCGTGCCGGGCGCGTCGTCAGCGAGCTCGCGGGCGACGACATCACCGACGAGCGCATCATCGCGGACTCGTTCGGAATCGACGCCGAGACAGTCCAGGAGGACCGATGACCACC
It contains:
- a CDS encoding EscU/YscU/HrcU family type III secretion system export apparatus switch protein — protein: MSSDSGERTEHASRRQLRDAYRKGKLSRSQDLSAWLAIGTVALVLPAMIGAGADAGAAQFVEIAAVIRNPDPEHAVAVLSSALGSIPAVLGTALLAVALVAILGSVAQGGIHLRGVPTRFEQFNVLNGVKRLFGVQALWEGAKALLKTTAIGLALWFVVAGLMPVLTMSGAHPITRLLEIASNVVTALLITAVAVGVLLAAIDVLVVMRRNRKHTRVTKKEARDEHKNSEGDPLIRGQRRARQMAMSRNRMIAAVGDADVVLVNPTHIAVALRYEPGKSAPRVVAKGQGLIAERIRERAHEAGVPLVRDIPLARALHGACELGQEIPGDLYTAVARVLVFVDGLKRRGAARGVHTVPERKAPR
- a CDS encoding flagellar biosynthesis protein FlhA, coding for MNILRRSLVPMGVVGIIMLLIVPVPPPILDVLIITNILFALLILLTAMFVKRPLDFAVFPSLLLVATLFRLGLNVASTKLVLGEAHAGQVIDAFAAIAVGGSLVIGIVVFLILIVIQFVVVTKGAERVAEVGARFTLDAMPGKQMAIDADLNAGLISDTEARRRRAEIAAEADFYGAMDGASKFVKGDAIAGLVIIIINLVGGVAIGMLSKGMEPGEALNTYALLTIGDGLVTQIPALLMAVATGMIVTRSGAESDMGSAAAAQLTQSRNALSIAGGAAIVMSFIPGMPMLPFLVIGATLLLIAQRVGRREQTQAAEDAPAVDPRGAVDTPEELAERMRVHALEILLAPDIVDLVTGGPDDLLGRVRSLRRKTALELGLIVPPVRTRDSIELPPSTYVIRVAGIEAGRGVAPRASLLALGSGLETLPGRSSPDPVFGIDGKWVPLEMRHSAELAGATVVDRASVIITHLSSVIQAHAARLLSREDVRQLTETLRQSSPAAVEELTPALLSLAEVQRVLQGLLAERIPINDLTRIYEALALRAKTTTDPDALIETARLALGPAVATRFAEQGRLRIVMIDPLLEQSMLEAMRPSEDGPHIALDPHRLEAVVASTRAALEAAGPGPEPVLVCAPSLRSAVRRLISSQTDGLPVLSYTEATAGGLAIDTVGVVRDTVGDAQAITTA
- the csrA gene encoding carbon storage regulator CsrA, whose amino-acid sequence is MLTRRVGEKVLIGDDIELTVLEVKGDSIRLGIEAPRSTRIQRAEIVAAVETENVSAARSSADEQQALLNALVRRQGAAPTAD
- a CDS encoding metal ABC transporter solute-binding protein, Zn/Mn family; amino-acid sequence: MTRRLLPAAVLVAAASLALAGCAGTSSPAASGSDDGKISVVASTNVYGSLAAEVGGDAVEVTSIVTSLAQDPHSYEASARDQLTVSQADLVIENGGGYDSFLDGLVESSGSTAPVLTAVEFSHDFPGAEGHGDHADEHASDEHSADDHASDDHDHGHDHEGHDHIEGFNEHVWYDPHTIAHLVEDIAHELGELDAANADTFEANAQALIERIDGLETSLDTISAAHQGEKIFVTEPVPLYLAAAAGLDNATPAAFSEAVEEGQDVPPATLLEAQQILRSGDVRIVIVNAQTGGAETTEITKLAGELNIPVLEFTELMPDGVDYVGWMQQNIDEISGALAG
- a CDS encoding GntR family transcriptional regulator; protein product: MTAATTLDRSSDLPLWQQLSLALRGEIESGRLRPDQALPSESELIDRFGVSRTVVREALADMVRAGLIYKVRARGSFVSPARPDLRFVGSMAGSSDDLAGTGRVVTTRVLDFAVGTADAADAEALRIPVGASVVRLRRLRRVDETPWLLVDTVLPHDRFPTLARANLENRSLYEHLRRNFGVQPSGADRWLSAVVPEPPDAELLELAPGQPVLSIESIAWDADGRPFERYLALHRSDESRFYVGIR
- a CDS encoding substrate-binding domain-containing protein, translating into MTFPTTRRMLAAAAATAISALVLAGCAGSPTDTTAGGEPQGLKVALSNGFVNGWRLTLIDKFETEAAKLKESGVVSDYSVVNAPGENSATEQASQIRSLMLQNPDVLMVIPASSTALVPVIEEACAAGITVVIVDADMDTSCGVVVRNDYGQWGADSLQPALDAIDGKGDIILNRGVIGSQPDEAFYARQQEILAGYPDVKVAAEVNGFCDAATAQKEIVAILGSMPTIAAVPGCIGGMGVVQAFQSAGRDIPVVVFDTDGKSLSFWKESGIDNGSFAALTDPGQIVAALYAAIAKLRGDEVPDDVVLPLVQVTQENLDYWVETLGTDEYAANAWDEATTDAAIAALLAGDDVATPALP
- a CDS encoding sugar ABC transporter ATP-binding protein, producing MTTLSHTPATAPSDVALVTAEAVAKRYGNTTALAGIDISVSAGEILGLVGHNGAGKSTLMRVLAGREQPEAGSIRWQTGAATAKPGTEQPGVRMIYQELALCPDLTVAENIALSDAGTRGAGWNRRAERRVSRKLDEVFPGHGVSALRRAGDLTMAQRQMVEIARALCTPSLSLLILDEPTESLSINATRQLYDALRGLAAEGVGMVLISHRMQEVLAHADRIAVMKDGRVVDVVSARETDEDALLAAMGGEVHADTATVRRVSAASARPEIDATGTVARIDGGEVPFSVSPGEIVGLAGLAGHGQDELLHRLWANARGVRVVRGRAYVPGDRQTSGIFSLWNVADNLTVSATRHLARAGIVPPARRRRLAEEWVQRLNVKGGARAPITSLSGGNQQKVIVARAFATDAPLVLLDDPFRGVDVTTKNELYALMRVEAARGRSIVWYSTENGEMAHCDRVYVFRAGRVVSELAGDDITDERIIADSFGIDAETVQEDR